TAATATTTGAATCAAATTTCGGTTAATATATAATTATGGCATGTAAAGCGCTTTTATAAATTATATGGTCAATATAAAGTTTGTCGATCCAGGCAAATACAAAGCTTCAATCACTGGAGTTTTCACGAATTTGCTTCTGTGGGATAAGGAATATCTTTGGTTAAGTCTAGCCCAAAGTTTGACGAATCATTTTAAAGGAAAGCTCCTATATGATCCTATCGTAAATATAGACTCTCTATCAAAGTTAATAAGGTTTCTAGAAAGGCTGCCTAGTTTTGGTTTTATTATACCTTCAACTAAGCAAAGAACCGAATTACTTAAACGTATCAATTCTCTAGATCAAAGATATGAACTTAAGGATAAGAACAACACTGTTGATTCCTATCTTCTCCAACTTTACTTTCGACAATGGGAGTTCAGCGGTACCAATCAAAAATATAAAATTATTATTACTTCACAAGCATTTTCACCAATCAGTAAAATCGCAAACGCTAATGAAAATGCAGAGAAATGTTTAAGGAAGAAATACAACACCTCATACTTGCAATATGAAGCGTATATGTTTATGCTCTATACTTTCTTCTTCTCAAATGGTGGATTTGGAAATTTCGGGGGACACCTACAAAGTGCAAAAAATAAATCTGAACAAATCGCTTTTTCGAATTTCCTAGATCTAATTTCAGTTACCAAAGGAAATTTACGAAAAAAAAGCAAAAAGGAGAAGTATAATGTCAGAAAACCATTCTACATAAATTTATCGTTATTGCAAGATTTTCCAATAATCAATGCAAAAGAAAATCACTTCATCTGTCCATCAATATCATACCTGTTAAATCGCTTTGCTAAAGGAACCTATCACGATATAAATGAATTTTATTTAGAGAACAATGAAGGTACAAAAGAGAAAGAGGAGTTCTCCCGCCAATATGGGCTAGTTCTTGAAAAAATTTCCTCTAAATTTTTAAGTGATAACAAAGGTAAACATCGAGTTTCTGAAGAATTCATCTTTGATAGCAAAAAAAAACTCAAATCCGCAGATTTGCATCTTTATTATAATGGGAATATCGGAATTATACAAATTAAAAATAAAAGGTTAACTCTCAAATCCCTGTCTGGAGATATTAATGCTTATCAAGTAGATTTCCAAAAAGGGATTATGCGTGGCATTGAACAATCCACTAAACTTCTAAATAATCAATTATATATAGAAGAACTAAAAAATAGACTGAATGTAGACAGGTTTACTAAGATTTACTATATAAATATTAATCCGGAAGAATACGTGGTAGACCATTTATTTCAATATAACAAAATCTCTTTAAATTATATAAAAGAAAATTTAAAAAACCCTGAATTCATAGGGATACCCTACTTTGTAATAAACCTAAGTCTTGAAACCTTTTTTATGTTAATAGAAATTACAAATGAGAATTCTATATCCTTCAATGTAATTTTAGATCAATATTTATCATACAGAAATAAGTTAGAATTGAAATACGATGTAGCAACCGATGGTATTCCAAAAAATTTTGAAGAATTTATCCGCGATAACCCTTATTTTAAAAAAACTCAATTTATATATTCAGACAATATATATAAATCGATTATAGAAAACACTGAAGAAGAAATTCAGAAAAGATTCAATTTTTGATGATAGTTTTTTACAATCACTCGGCACGGCAGATAACTACGCCTTACCGCTACGCTGCGGGATTCGCTTTCGCTCACCCTTGCTCGGTCTTCGACACATTGTCCTCCGTCACGTTTCTTGCTTAAGCAAGAAAACGCGCCGACGCTAACGCCTGCATCGCAGGCTCAGCTACGGACAACGTCGGTAAGGCTAGTTCGTTATGCGCAATGTGGCCAACAAACTAGTATTTTCAATCATATATGGATCTTTTCACCCCTGTAATCCCAAAAGAATCATGGCATCCTTATTTTAAAAATATTCAGGATAAGCCGAATGGCTTTACTTGTGATGTTCTGGTAGATTGGGCAAAAGGATTTGTAGACCGAGATAACAAATTCGTTAAAGAATTTCAATCAACTTTCAATTCTTCTTTTTGGGAACTATATCTATTTGCTTTATTTAAATCTATGTCTTTCAATATCGATTTTAGCAAAGACAGACCTGATTTTGTTATTACCGCTCCAATACCATTTTTAGTTGAAGCTACCGTCGCACTTAATGCACAAAACAAGCCTCCCGAACATTTAAGAATAAATTTTTCTCCCCCAGATGATTTAAATAAATTTAATAATGACCAAATCATTCGTGTAGCTAATAGCATACATTCTAAAATAAAAAAATATAGAGAGTCATATCACAAACTAAATCATGTAAAAAACCTCCCCCTTTGTCATTGCTATTAATACATTTGATGCGCCTTATAGTTTCTTAGGATCTTTTCGAGCAGTAGAAGCATTTTTATATAAGTATTACGTAGACGAACAAGCCTACATAAAGCATGGAGGTGCTCTTGGAGGGGTTAATTTATCCAAAGCATATAAAGATAATAATAGTTCAGTAGAACTCGGTATATTTTCTGATCCTTCGTATTCTGAAGTAAGTGCAATAATCTTCAATTCCTGTGCAACAATGGGAAAAGTGAGAGCTCTCTCAAGAGATCCAAATTCTAATCTTATATTTCAAGCACTTAGGTTCAACCCCAATGCACATAAACCATATTCCATCAAAGAGAAAAAAGCGATTATAATGAGACTCTCATAGATGGATTGAGAGTATATCATAATCCTTATGCAATACATCCTCTAGATCCAGATGTTTTTAGAAAGGACGATGTTGTTCAAATATCAGGATGTCATGAGAATAAACTATTTGGCGAGCAACCGGAAGGTCACCTACTGTTCAGAGAAGTTACATTATTTCCTGAAGATTAAGCCACTTAGAAACCACACTGCGCATAACTACGGCTTATCGCTACGCTTCGGGATTCACTATTGTTCACCCTCGCTCGGGCTAAAGCCACATTGGTCTCCGTCACGTTTCTTGCTTAGCAAGAAAGCGTGCCGACGGTAACGCCTGCATTTGCAGGCTCACCTACGACCAACGTCGATAAGCCTAGTTCGTTAGTCGCAATAGCGTGAAATCTCAGTTTTAAATCAAAAAAAAATGAGAAAATATTTAGCAATAATTTGATTGACTTACACAAGCCATTGTGTAAGAATTAAAGTAATTATGGCCACTAATCTAAACATCGACTCAAAATTACTTGATGAAGCATACTCAATAAGTGGCTTAAAAACCAAAAGGGAAACTGTAAACACAGCGCTTATTGAGTTTATCAAGAAACATAAACAGAAAGAAATTATAAAGTTTTTTAATACAATTGAATACGACCCAAAAGCCGATTATAAAAAACTTCGAGGGTAATAACGATCTAATTTCAAAGTAATGAATTTACTTATTGATACTTCTGTTTGGTCAGAAGCACTTAGACGCAAAAACAAATCCGTTAATTCCGAGGACACTTTCCTTTTTCAAATAATTAAAAATGAAGAAGAAATTTTCTTAACTGGGATTATCCTACAAGAAATATTAACGGGTATCAAAAATCAGAAACTCTTTGATGAAATCAATGATCATCTTCGGTTCTTTAATTTTATAAATCCTACAAACAAGGATCATATTCTTGCTGCACAATTAAGAAATGATTTAGCAAAAAAAGGAATAACTGTTGCTTCAATTGATGTCTTAATTGCTCAAATGGCCATTTCAAACAATTTAACTCTTGCGACTTATGATTCTGATTTCGAAAAAATTGCTGCAAATTCAAAATTAAGAATCTTAAACTTCAACCAGTATTACATTAAGAAATAAATCACGCAACTGCGACTAACTACGCCTTACCGCTACGCTGCGGGATTCACTACGTTCACCCTTGCTCGGGCTATGCCACATTGTCCTCCGTCACGTTTCTTGCTTAGCAAGAAAGCGTGCCGACGCTAACGCCTCCCCGGAGGCTCAGCTACGGACAACGTCGGTAAGGCTAGTTCGTTATACGCAATAGCCCAAATTTTTTGAATCAAATGCAGTATTGATTAATTTAAATAGATTAGGCATTTACGAAAAAAGAAGATTCATTTACAATTCTTCAAATTTTGAAAAGGGGTCGGGATTTTGCTAATTTACATTTAAATACGTAATCGTTATTTTTTTTGAAATCTTGGATAAACTGAATATTTTGGTTGCCATCAATAAAATCATGTTATTACATTGTGGTAACAGGTACAAAAATGTTAAAAAAACTCGTTCAACACGGAAATAGTTCGGCTCTAGTAATTGAAAAACCTATACTAGAACTACTAAATATTGATCTAAATACAACTCTTGAAGTCACTACTGATGGTAAGTCTCTAATCATTAAACCGGCGAATAAAAGTATTTTAAAATCATTGGACAAAATTAATAAAAACCATTCTAAAACATTGAAAAAACTTTCTCAATGAATCAAAATGAAATCATCTTTCTTAGTTTAGAAGATATTTTAATTATTCATTCTAACCAAATTGAGTTATATGGTGGCTCAGCAGAAATTAGAGACCTGGGCTTGCTTCAGTCCGCAATTAGCCAACCATTGGCATCATTTGATGGAGTCAATTTTCACGATTCCATTTTTGATAAGGCCGCAGCCTACCTTTTCCATATTTGTAAAAACCATCCGTTCATTGATGGTAACAAACGCGTAGCTCTTGCCACTTCATTAGTTTTTCTCGATTTAAATGGATTCGAAGTTTTGGATCCTAATGAAATTCTCTATGACCTAGTTATAGCAGTTGCTGAAGGAAATATAAAAATAGAAGAAGTGAGTGAGAAGTTAAAGCTATTAGCACAATTTTCTCTCTGAACGATCAGGGCTACTGCGTATAACTACGCCTTACCGCTACGCTACGGGATTCGCTATCGCTCACCCTTGCTCGGGCTAAAGCCACATTGTCCTCCGTCACGTTTCTTGCGAAAGCAAGAAAACGCGCCGACGCTAACGCCTCCACAGAGGCTCAGCTACGGACAACGTCGGTAAGGCTAGTTCGTTATGCGTAATGCTTGAAAATTTAATCATTAAACAAAAGAAAAATATAAAGTTAGAAAGAGCGTAAAGCGGATCTAGAAAACTATAGAAAATGGTTCTTTATGGCAATAAGCCATTCGGTCGCAGGATTGAGACTCCTTGATCAAAGTTGTCAAAAACTAAATACCCAACAAAACAGAAAATTGAAAATAATGGTGATTGACACCACTAGCTTAATCCGCTAGTATTGACATGTGATCAAGTCCTTTAAAGACAAAGATACCGAAGCTATCTGGAATGGTTCAATATCTAAGAAATTTCCAAAGGACATACAAAGAACTGCTAGAAGGAAAATGATTCACATTGATAGTGCAAAAACACTAGAAGACCTAAAAGTTCCTCCTGGAAATAGATTGCATCAACTTGCAAACGATCGTAATGGACAGCATTCTATTAGTATTAACATGAAATATAGAATTTGTTTCAATTGGAATAATGGGTCTGTTGAAAACGTCGAAATCGTAGATTATCATTAAGGAGTTTTATATGAATAAAGAACTAATGAATATTCATCCTGGCGAAATTCTTTTAGAAGATTTTCTTAGACCCATGGAATTAACTGCATATAAACTTGCTCAAAATACTCTTATTGATCAAAAAAGAATTAGCGAAATTATACATGGAAAAAGAGCAATTACGGCAGATACCGCTTTACGATTCTCTAAATTTTTTGGAAATTCTCCAGAATTCTGGCTCTCTATTCAAGCACATTACGACCTAGAAATTAAGCAAAACGAATTGAAGAATGAATTAAGATCTATTAAGAAATTTTCTGATCTTAAAGCCAGTTAAACATCAAGCACTACGCATAACTGCGGCTTATCGCTACGCTTCGGGATTCACTACCGTTCACCCTCGCTCGGTCTGCGACACATTCCTCTTCTGTCACTCGTTTGCATACGCAAACTACGTGCCAGTCCCTAACGCCTCTACGAGGCTCAGGGTCGAGGAACGTCGATAAGCCTTGTTCGTTATACGCAATTGCGAAAATTAATGACAAAATACTGGGAAATAAATTACAGTTTTCTATTAAATCATATCAGCTAGCTGGGTTTAAAGGAAAATGATTTTGGGCAACAAAAATAAAATTTTATCAATTACTTTTGCTACAATTTGGATCAGTGTGTCGGAGTTTTTTAGAAATGAATTCCTTTGTAAATCTATATGGTTAGATCATTTCAGCAGTTTAGGACTTATTTTTCCTTCTAAACCCATAAATGGTATACTATGGGGTTTTTGGTCGCTTGGTTTAGCTATTTCTATCTTTCTCATCTCTCAACGTCTAAAATTCTTGCATACTTTCTTTTTTATTTGGTTCGTTGGATTTGTTTTAATGTGGATTGTCACCTGGAATTTAGGAATTTTACCGATCGCCATACTAGCATATGCAATTCCTCTTAGCTTATTTGAACTATATTTAGCAACTTGGATAATATATAAGTTCAAATGATTTATTACTACCCTGCAAAACTTATAATTTTATACTACGCGACTATGTACGTTAGTTTGTTTAACATATGCTTACGTCTGATCCTAAAGTAGATACGTTCTATTCTTCACTTACAGAAAATGAACTATTAATTGTTCGAAAGCTGAAAAAAATCATAGATTCATTTCTTTTATTCGATGAGCGAATTTCCTACTCCGTCCTATATTATTTCTTGAACAGTAGAGTATGCTTCATTTGGCCTGCATCCATTAAACCAGGACCAAAAGCGGGTGTTCAATTTGGGTTTTGCAACGGTTACTTAATTAATGATAAATACGATATTTCAGAAAAAGAGAATAGAAAACAGGTATATTGTATTACCTACCATTCTCCAAAACAAATTAATGAATCTATACTTAAAGAGTATCTGTCGAATGCCATTGCAATAGACGAAAACTTATATAGTAAAAAGAAAACTAAGTAATTCGCAACTGCGTATAACTACGCCTTACCGCTACGCTGCGGGATTCGCTCCGCTCACCCTTGCTCGGCCTAAAGGCACATTGTCCTCCGTCACGTTTCTTGCTTAAGCAAGAAATCGCGCCGACGCTAACGTCTCTTCGAGACTCAGCTACGGACAACGTCGGTAAGGCTAGTTCGTTATGCGAAAAATCGCTCAAAATTAAATATGATTCCAAATTACATATTTATATTCAGAAGAAAGATAAATTAGGATATTAATCGTAAGTCGAATCCATTAAAAGTTTCCATAGGACATGGGTTGAATAAAATGTACCAAATTAAAGTCGACTGTAATGAAAAAATCATAAAAGAAAAGATTTTCTGCAATAGATGCAACATAGAAACTTTTCACAAATGCCTAGCTTCTATTTCTAAGATTAATCATTCAAAAGACTTATACGAATTTCCAACTTTTTATTATTATTATGAAACTCTAATTTGTGGGGGCTGTGAAACAATATCATTCAGATCCAGATATACTCATTCCGAAATGCTAAATATACGTTTGAATAAAAATCCCAATAACTACAATGATGAATTAATCGAAACTCAAGTTTACCAAGACAATTATTTTCCTGAACATTTAAAAACTAATCCTAAAATATTGGATTCCACAACTATTCCAAAAATAATTAAAGAACTATATACTGAGACTTTATCATTGGTTTCTAAAAAAATGTTTCGCTTTGCAGCCTTAGGATTGAGAATTATCATAGAAGAGATTTCAAAACATTTTGGAGCAAAAAAATTTAATTTACAAAATAAAATTGATGAGCTTCATAAAGAAAATAAGATTTCCGACTCTGAAAAGAACGTTTTAGAAACACTTAAAAATTTTGGTGATGATGCTGCGCACAACAACATAATTCAGCCGGAGTTAATATTAAGATCAGGCATTGAAATAGTTGAAAGCTTATTAATAAAAATCTTTGTATTTGATGAACAGAAGGAAAATCTGCTGAATTCAGTAACAAAAAAAGATTAATCTAAGGAAAAATAGGAATACTTATTCTAGCAAAGAACAACTTCACACATCCATTAACTTCGACTTGGAGAGCTGGGATGGGGATTAGATCATAATTGAACACGCGATTCTTCGCATAACTACGCCTTACCGCTACGCTTCGGGATTCGCTTTCGCTCACCCTTGCTCGGTCTTCGACACATTGTCCTCCGTCACGTTTCTTGCTTAGCAAGAAAGCGCGCCGACGCTAACGCCTGCCTTGCAGGCTCAGCTGCGGACAACGTCGGTAAGCCTAGTTCGTTATACGAAAGTTACGTGGGTGTTAATTACTTAACAAAGCGGACTTCCGTGTCCGCGAGGCATTGCGGCAAGAGATTGGTAAAATGAACCTATTTAAAACTAAATTTATCAAAAATTTCCCTCTTTCAGGAATATTTAAATCGTATTTTTGATTTGACAATTATTACCTCTACGTTATATTACTTACAGTGTATGAGATAAAGAGAACCGACGAACTTATTAATTGGTTCAAAGACCTTGATTTAGATGCAAAAAAGAATATTTTAGTTCAAATAGAAATTTTACAAGAATTTGGTCCTAGGCTTGGAAGACCACATGTCGATACTATCACTGGCTCTAAGATCAAAAACTTAAAAGAATTAAGGATTAATAGCAAAAATAGACCTTTTCGTATTTTCTTTGTTTTTGACCCAAAAAGAAAAGCTATTCTACTCATTGGCGGAAACAAAGCTACTGATAAAGCGTTTTATCCAAAGATGATTAAAAAATCAGAAACTCTTTATAAATTATATCTAGGAGATATTGACAATGGTTAAAAATAAACCTAAGAAAGATTTGAAAAGTTTTTATTATGATCTTGAAGCATATGTTCCTAAAGACATTATAAAAGATGCCAAAACGGAAGCTCAAAAACAAATACTTAAGCTTAAATTAGCCGAATTAAGACAAAAACAAGGTATTAAGCAAACCGATGTTGAAGGTTTTTCTCAAGTAAGCGTTTCTAGGATTGAATCTCGCTCTGATATAAAAATATCTACACTAGTTGATTATGTTCATGCTTGCGGTATGGATATTGAGATCAAAGCTGTTCCAAGAAAGAAGAAAACAAAAGATGAATTCCTTCTATTAAAAGCTTAAACGCGCCATCCGTGGCTTCAATTTTTCGAGTACACACGTAACCTTCGTATAACTACGCCTTACCGCTACGCTGCGGGATTCGCTTTCGCTCACCCTTCCTCGGGCTAAAGCCACATTGTCCTCCGTCACGTTTCTTGCTTAGCAAGAAAGCGCGCCGACGCTAACGCCTCTTCAGAGGCTCAGCTACGGACAACGTCGGTAAGGCTAGTTCGTTAAACGCAATCGCAAAAATATAAAAGAACAAGAATTTCTATAAAAATATGATTTACAGTATCTCATTTTGAGATAGACTATCTGGTGAGTGCATATTATCAGCTGGAAAAAATTAGATGATTTCATTCAAAAGTATCCAGCTTCCGGATCTTCTCTTAAAAGCTGGTTTAAAATTGTTAAAAATACTAATTTTAAGGATTTTAATGAATTAAGAAAGGTTTTTAACTCTGTCGATCAGGTGAATAAATTTACCGTTTTTAATATTAGTGGAAATCATTTTAGATTAATTGTCGCTATTCATTTTAATCGACAAAAAGTATTTGTTCGGCACGTTCTTACT
The nucleotide sequence above comes from Leptospira kobayashii. Encoded proteins:
- the vapC gene encoding type II toxin-antitoxin system VapC family toxin, with amino-acid sequence MNLLIDTSVWSEALRRKNKSVNSEDTFLFQIIKNEEEIFLTGIILQEILTGIKNQKLFDEINDHLRFFNFINPTNKDHILAAQLRNDLAKKGITVASIDVLIAQMAISNNLTLATYDSDFEKIAANSKLRILNFNQYYIKK
- a CDS encoding DUF1801 domain-containing protein, yielding MLTSDPKVDTFYSSLTENELLIVRKLKKIIDSFLLFDERISYSVLYYFLNSRVCFIWPASIKPGPKAGVQFGFCNGYLINDKYDISEKENRKQVYCITYHSPKQINESILKEYLSNAIAIDENLYSKKKTK
- a CDS encoding helix-turn-helix domain-containing protein codes for the protein MVKNKPKKDLKSFYYDLEAYVPKDIIKDAKTEAQKQILKLKLAELRQKQGIKQTDVEGFSQVSVSRIESRSDIKISTLVDYVHACGMDIEIKAVPRKKKTKDEFLLLKA
- a CDS encoding type II toxin-antitoxin system RelE/ParE family toxin encodes the protein MYEIKRTDELINWFKDLDLDAKKNILVQIEILQEFGPRLGRPHVDTITGSKIKNLKELRINSKNRPFRIFFVFDPKRKAILLIGGNKATDKAFYPKMIKKSETLYKLYLGDIDNG
- a CDS encoding AbrB/MazE/SpoVT family DNA-binding domain-containing protein; the encoded protein is MLKKLVQHGNSSALVIEKPILELLNIDLNTTLEVTTDGKSLIIKPANKSILKSLDKINKNHSKTLKKLSQ
- a CDS encoding type II toxin-antitoxin system RelE/ParE family toxin → MIKSFKDKDTEAIWNGSISKKFPKDIQRTARRKMIHIDSAKTLEDLKVPPGNRLHQLANDRNGQHSISINMKYRICFNWNNGSVENVEIVDYH
- a CDS encoding HigA family addiction module antitoxin, yielding MNKELMNIHPGEILLEDFLRPMELTAYKLAQNTLIDQKRISEIIHGKRAITADTALRFSKFFGNSPEFWLSIQAHYDLEIKQNELKNELRSIKKFSDLKAS
- a CDS encoding type II toxin-antitoxin system VapB family antitoxin, giving the protein MATNLNIDSKLLDEAYSISGLKTKRETVNTALIEFIKKHKQKEIIKFFNTIEYDPKADYKKLRG
- a CDS encoding DUF4145 domain-containing protein yields the protein MNKNPNNYNDELIETQVYQDNYFPEHLKTNPKILDSTTIPKIIKELYTETLSLVSKKMFRFAALGLRIIIEEISKHFGAKKFNLQNKIDELHKENKISDSEKNVLETLKNFGDDAAHNNIIQPELILRSGIEIVESLLIKIFVFDEQKENLLNSVTKKD
- a CDS encoding type II toxin-antitoxin system HigB family toxin, with the protein product MHIISWKKLDDFIQKYPASGSSLKSWFKIVKNTNFKDFNELRKVFNSVDQVNKFTVFNISGNHFRLIVAIHFNRQKVFVRHVLTHSEYDKGKWKKE
- a CDS encoding type II toxin-antitoxin system death-on-curing family toxin — encoded protein: MNQNEIIFLSLEDILIIHSNQIELYGGSAEIRDLGLLQSAISQPLASFDGVNFHDSIFDKAAAYLFHICKNHPFIDGNKRVALATSLVFLDLNGFEVLDPNEILYDLVIAVAEGNIKIEEVSEKLKLLAQFSL